CACGATGCTTATCTTTGTGGTTATCCTGGTCACCCTTGAACGCTATTCCCGCCGTCGGCAACAACAGTTTGCGGCCCGCGACAACCGTGACCCGATCCCTCGCTTCACCATGTCCGTGCCGCGACAGCTGGTTTGCCTGGCCGTTTGTGCGATTCCTGTCCTGTTCGGCTTTGTAATACCCGGCTTCACCCTAGGGCTCTACGCCTGGGAGTATTTTGGAGAAAGCTGGAACCCCGATTTTCTGGAGAACACGCTTAATAGCCTGTTCCTGTCCGGAACCGCTGCCCTGACCACACTACTGATCGGCGTCACTCTCGCCTACAGCCGGCGACTACACAACACAAGGGGCATGCAGATTCTAATGCGGCTCTCCAGCCTCGGTTACGCCATGCCCGGAGCGGTTCTGGCAGTCGGAGTGATTGTGCCCCTGGCGGGCTTTGATAACTGGCTGGACAGCCTGATGCGGGATGCCTTCGGGATAAGCACGGGGTTGCTGTTGAGTGGCTCCGCGTTCGCCATGGTTTTCGCCTACACCGTGCGATTTCTGGCCGTCTCGGCAGGAAGCGTCGAAAGCGCACTGCAGAAGATCACCCCCAGCATGGATATGGCATCTCGTTCACTGGGGTACAGCCCGGGAAAAACCCTGGTCAGAGTCCATCTGCCCATGCTCCGCGGTACGCTGCTTACCGCGGCACTGGTGGTGTTTGTGGACTGCATGAAAGAGCTGCCGGCAACCTTGATCCTGCGGCCGTTCAACTTCGACACCCTGGCGACTTACGTCTACCAGTTTGCATCGGATGAACGCCTGTATCACAGTGCCCTGCCGGCGCTGATCATTGTTCTGGCGGGTATCATCCCGATTATTCTGATGAGCCGCTCGATCTCGAACACGCGCACGATTGGCTAGCAGGCAAGTGTGCGTGAGGGTGTCAGAGGTTGACTCGGGAACGGGCATCCTGGACCACAAAACGCCCCTCGAATACGGCAACGGGCTCAGCAACCGGTTCGGTTGTAGGCTCCCCGCAGAACACTTCTGCCGTCAGGTCAAGACGCCCCTTGCCATGCCGGGCAAGGCTCTTTCGGAATCGATCCGGGATCTCGCCGCCCGGTAGCCGACAGATCACATAAAAGTCCCTGTCCACCGGTTCCAGATAGTCAATGTTCCCGCTCTGAACCACCACAGCGCCCCGGAGACCGAGGTCAGCCAAAGCGAGCTCAGTGACCGCCCAGGCTGCAGTGACAGCTGCCGAGTAGACGCTGCCCCCAAAACCGGTGCCCTGATGATTGCGATTAGGCGCCAGTGGTGCGCTGAGCAGAAGAGCGCGCCCATCCCAGGAGCGCAATCGGATACCCAGCGCCTGGGACAGCGGAATTTCTTCGTTGATGCGTTTCTGGAAAAGGGCCAACTGGGGCATAACATCCTCCTGATCTTTCGCCAGTTTATGCCCGCTTGCGATTTTTCCAAATTCGACTTATGTCGGTCCCAGACAACATCAGGCCCGGCATCGCCGGGCCTGATCAAAGGTTGTGAAACAACAGCTGATACTCTACTGCCAGATCACCGGCTGTCTTTGCGCATACCAGCTATCGACCTTCTCCTGATACGCGTCCTCGACCACATTTCGTTTGAGCTTGAGCGTTGGTGTGAGAAAGCTGTTCTCGATCGACCACTCGTCACTGACCACTGTAATGAAGGCCAACTGCTCGTGTGGGTCCACGGTCTTGTTCA
This Marinobacter salinus DNA region includes the following protein-coding sequences:
- a CDS encoding ABC transporter permease produces the protein MTEAVTGVDPGLTEPLLAKRASRRWLITAGLITAIVALPVLSVVLLAFFPEENIWPHLIDTTLPRYLTTTLKLMVGVGTLTLVIGLATAWAVTMCEFPGRKFFEWAMLLPFAVPAYVIAYVYTSLLDYAGPIQSGLRALMGWENASDYWFPQIRSLEGATLMIGLVLYPYVYLLARAAFLEQSPSLFAVSRSLGHSALSTFFRVVLPIARPAVAVGLSLVLMETLNDFGTVDFFAVQTLTAGLFDTWMNLGNLGGAAQIATTMLIFVVILVTLERYSRRRQQQFAARDNRDPIPRFTMSVPRQLVCLAVCAIPVLFGFVIPGFTLGLYAWEYFGESWNPDFLENTLNSLFLSGTAALTTLLIGVTLAYSRRLHNTRGMQILMRLSSLGYAMPGAVLAVGVIVPLAGFDNWLDSLMRDAFGISTGLLLSGSAFAMVFAYTVRFLAVSAGSVESALQKITPSMDMASRSLGYSPGKTLVRVHLPMLRGTLLTAALVVFVDCMKELPATLILRPFNFDTLATYVYQFASDERLYHSALPALIIVLAGIIPIILMSRSISNTRTIG
- a CDS encoding YiiD C-terminal domain-containing protein: MPQLALFQKRINEEIPLSQALGIRLRSWDGRALLLSAPLAPNRNHQGTGFGGSVYSAAVTAAWAVTELALADLGLRGAVVVQSGNIDYLEPVDRDFYVICRLPGGEIPDRFRKSLARHGKGRLDLTAEVFCGEPTTEPVAEPVAVFEGRFVVQDARSRVNL